The following coding sequences are from one Saprospiraceae bacterium window:
- a CDS encoding imidazolonepropionase: MLTLIKNIKKAYGAHEAPLAFLKGKKMAELPVLEDAYIYIQSGRIAEVGLMKDLRMLPDISHIIDASRRIVIPGYVDCHTHLVFGTWRNEEFVDKIKGLSYQEIAARGGGILQSAARLGAMSEDQLYELAKSRLQQCIRNGTVGIEIKSGYGLSLESELKIMRVIKRLKLDSSIPIRSTFLGAHAYPEAYKQDHRTYLALLTERIMPIIQEEELADYCDVFCEDKFFSVEETDLILEQATKYGMKPRIHTNQFTHSGGIGLAIRRNALSVDHLEVLNDEELNMLSESNTIPVVLPIAAHFMNLEMPPARNMIDKGLGVAIATDFNPGTAPSCDMNQAFSLSCIKMRLLPEEALSGLTINAAYALEWSDQLGSITPGKHASFLISKPDVDLSYIPYSMSPDWIDQIYLSEKGSQVVNINQIMN, from the coding sequence ATGCTCACACTTATAAAAAATATCAAAAAAGCGTATGGTGCTCACGAGGCACCATTGGCTTTTTTAAAAGGAAAAAAGATGGCTGAGCTTCCTGTATTGGAAGATGCCTACATCTACATTCAATCCGGTAGGATTGCCGAGGTTGGTTTGATGAAAGATCTCAGGATGCTTCCTGACATTTCGCATATCATTGATGCCAGCAGGCGTATAGTGATCCCCGGATATGTTGACTGTCACACTCATCTTGTATTTGGTACCTGGCGAAATGAAGAGTTTGTCGATAAAATAAAAGGTCTGAGCTATCAAGAAATAGCAGCCCGTGGAGGAGGTATACTCCAGTCTGCTGCCCGATTGGGAGCAATGAGCGAAGATCAGCTTTATGAATTGGCCAAATCCAGATTACAACAATGCATTCGCAATGGTACAGTGGGTATCGAAATCAAATCAGGTTATGGCTTAAGTCTTGAATCCGAACTCAAAATAATGAGAGTGATCAAAAGATTGAAGCTAGATTCATCCATTCCGATACGATCTACTTTCCTCGGGGCCCATGCGTACCCTGAAGCTTATAAACAAGATCATCGCACTTATCTCGCTTTGCTGACAGAGCGCATTATGCCCATTATCCAGGAGGAAGAACTTGCTGATTATTGTGATGTCTTTTGTGAGGACAAGTTTTTTTCGGTTGAAGAAACTGATTTGATTCTGGAGCAAGCTACCAAGTATGGTATGAAGCCACGAATTCACACCAATCAGTTCACTCATAGTGGTGGTATAGGGCTTGCGATCAGGCGGAATGCACTGTCTGTAGATCATTTAGAGGTATTGAATGACGAAGAGTTGAATATGTTGTCTGAGTCTAATACTATTCCTGTAGTGTTACCGATTGCGGCGCATTTTATGAATCTCGAGATGCCACCGGCTCGAAATATGATCGATAAAGGTCTTGGAGTAGCAATAGCTACGGATTTTAACCCGGGAACTGCTCCCTCATGTGACATGAATCAAGCTTTCTCTTTATCCTGTATAAAAATGAGATTGTTGCCTGAAGAAGCGCTTTCAGGACTTACAATCAATGCCGCATATGCACTGGAATGGTCTGACCAACTGGGAAGTATCACACCCGGCAAACATGCTTCTTTTTTGATTTCCAAGCCTGATGTTGATTTATCTTACATTCCTTACAGTATGAGTCCGGATTGGATAGACCAAATTTACCTTTCAGAAAAGGGATCTCAGGTAGTTAATATTAATCAAATTATGAATTAA
- a CDS encoding gliding motility-associated C-terminal domain-containing protein has product MQSLQFSIGYDPTVVSLERVQNVYTNLVNLDPGLIRNDTLKKALIFLWDDINAKGQSVPDGTTLFELCFQAVGKPGECTSLFLSNFPASIEAIQKQGSNDVEMCVRQEDPTRVIKIQVPSDMCALVDVCGSTNNTGIISLSSWGGTAPYIVDFSGPPMRKDTIKVAGDPLKYTNLPSGNYTLHVTDINGLDTIINVTVPIAPTIVITNDTISFNQTRNPTCWNTQDGRIGVRVSGGIGPLLVGWKPVNIYGVSTIRNLGIGNYTLCVQDSLGCTVTQDFTLQKDSIKVDLVVENDESCRLNDGAVSVRASGGDPFPGSGNRYNFSWDKNTSANCAMDTACRNSALPAGRQFVIVEDKLKCKSIVWFDIVSAANSLMDSAIVVDVSCFGGNDGSFQAYATSRGGLKLPINFTLYDNLTGTIIPGGNANQADYTSPNLRAGTYRLELRDSSNCTIYDTIKVLEPPPLQIQDDSIDLEVSCVPGNDGYLSVNGVGGTAGYKYFWDYNGNTNNSISALPPGTYNVTVSDANLCTATKSFLITTPMMPVITGFNNVDVSCPNAKDGCVEVLYTNGSVPVNLFSWSPTGFMSKICNLGTGVYSVTITDSNGCSDTASTRLISTSAGIILDSVTIRPPTCPGSKDGVIIVFPSGGQTPYNYNWSNGARSQVNSNLGAGNYILFLEDNGPCPAIIDTFMITDPPHINIQVSGTSDPSCFEQQTCDGRAIVNATGIHPNYTVVWSSGEKSFSNVDTARMLCAGDQYVIVSNGQCSDTLDFKMNAPPEIKLDATKVSIVPPSCYGYSDGTATIGATGGVGTLTYVWADSRRGPTVNGLKEGSYYFTVIDQNGCMHVDSVRLRQPDSIRVDVIAGASKDISCFGAKDGKIVTIWNGGNGGNGSFQWIPNVGKDSILTDLGGGTYRLIVTDKNNCTGEASYTIKEPSEIQGVYPQIDEPKCEGDKVDFTVLQAFGGSGSNFRFTINGGAPHPLADLVGLDPGTYSIRVYDANNCFTDTTIVVPDPVNALSVNFTKDQETIQLGDSVRLDGQVNSSSLLDTIIWTPVTYVKDPQSSVSFVDPSVTTKYILTVIDENGCLASDEVLVIVENRREFFAPNVISPNDDGVNDGFTIYTGTGVTKVEYVEIFDRWGNQVYYIENPDISSGTANLWNGEVHGQKVNPGVFAYVAGVKFKDGFKIVYRGDLTIVR; this is encoded by the coding sequence ATGCAATCGCTACAATTTTCTATTGGATATGATCCAACTGTAGTAAGCTTGGAGAGAGTTCAAAATGTGTACACCAATCTTGTAAATCTAGATCCTGGTTTGATAAGAAATGATACCTTAAAAAAAGCTTTAATTTTCTTATGGGATGATATAAATGCAAAAGGTCAATCTGTTCCTGATGGAACAACCTTGTTTGAACTATGCTTCCAAGCAGTTGGCAAACCCGGTGAATGCACGAGCTTGTTTTTATCGAACTTCCCTGCAAGCATTGAAGCAATTCAAAAGCAGGGTAGTAATGATGTGGAAATGTGTGTAAGGCAAGAAGATCCGACTCGTGTGATAAAAATCCAGGTTCCTTCAGACATGTGCGCTCTGGTTGATGTGTGTGGTTCAACGAACAATACCGGAATTATTTCTCTTAGTTCTTGGGGAGGGACTGCTCCCTATATAGTTGATTTTAGTGGCCCACCTATGCGCAAAGACACCATTAAAGTTGCCGGTGATCCATTAAAATACACCAATCTTCCATCGGGCAATTATACATTACACGTAACGGATATAAATGGCCTGGATACTATCATTAATGTGACGGTGCCTATTGCTCCAACCATAGTGATTACAAATGACACAATATCTTTTAACCAGACACGAAATCCCACTTGCTGGAATACTCAGGATGGACGTATTGGTGTGAGGGTAAGTGGTGGTATTGGACCCCTATTGGTTGGATGGAAACCGGTAAACATATACGGTGTGTCTACCATTAGAAATCTTGGCATTGGGAATTATACTCTCTGTGTTCAGGATAGTTTGGGTTGTACTGTTACTCAGGATTTTACGCTTCAAAAAGATTCCATCAAAGTTGATCTTGTCGTAGAAAATGATGAAAGCTGTCGCTTGAATGATGGGGCAGTCAGCGTGCGAGCTTCAGGAGGTGATCCATTCCCGGGTTCCGGAAACAGATACAATTTTTCATGGGACAAGAACACCTCGGCCAACTGCGCAATGGATACTGCATGCAGAAATTCAGCATTGCCAGCAGGTAGGCAGTTTGTCATAGTAGAAGATAAACTGAAATGTAAATCTATCGTATGGTTTGATATCGTGAGCGCTGCAAACTCCTTAATGGATTCAGCCATTGTGGTTGATGTCAGTTGTTTTGGAGGCAATGACGGGTCTTTTCAGGCATATGCCACATCTCGAGGTGGCCTCAAACTGCCAATCAATTTTACATTGTACGATAACCTGACAGGTACTATTATACCGGGAGGCAATGCAAATCAGGCAGATTATACCAGTCCGAACTTAAGAGCAGGAACGTATCGATTAGAACTAAGGGACAGTTCTAATTGTACAATCTATGATACTATAAAAGTACTAGAACCCCCACCACTCCAAATACAAGATGATAGTATTGATTTGGAAGTCAGCTGTGTACCGGGCAACGATGGATATTTGTCTGTAAACGGAGTTGGAGGAACTGCCGGTTATAAATATTTTTGGGATTATAATGGTAATACCAACAATTCTATATCTGCTTTGCCTCCTGGGACTTACAATGTTACCGTTTCGGATGCTAATTTATGTACTGCAACAAAGTCTTTCCTTATTACCACGCCGATGATGCCAGTGATTACCGGATTTAATAATGTTGATGTGTCTTGTCCAAACGCGAAGGATGGTTGTGTGGAAGTTTTATATACCAACGGCTCTGTACCTGTGAATCTGTTTAGTTGGAGCCCAACAGGTTTTATGTCGAAGATTTGTAATTTGGGTACAGGTGTTTATTCTGTAACTATCACGGATAGCAACGGGTGTTCGGACACTGCCTCCACGAGATTGATTTCAACTTCAGCCGGAATTATTCTGGATTCCGTGACAATACGACCTCCTACCTGTCCTGGAAGTAAAGATGGAGTAATCATTGTATTTCCAAGTGGAGGACAAACCCCTTATAATTATAACTGGAGTAATGGTGCCAGAAGTCAGGTGAATTCAAATTTGGGAGCAGGAAATTATATCCTTTTCCTTGAAGATAACGGCCCATGTCCCGCTATCATAGACACCTTTATGATTACAGATCCTCCACATATCAATATTCAAGTCAGTGGTACCAGTGACCCAAGTTGTTTTGAACAACAGACCTGTGATGGAAGGGCTATAGTCAATGCTACCGGCATACATCCAAACTACACTGTGGTCTGGTCCTCAGGAGAAAAATCCTTCTCCAACGTGGACACAGCGCGCATGTTGTGTGCAGGCGATCAGTACGTGATCGTGTCGAATGGTCAATGCAGTGATACTTTGGACTTTAAAATGAACGCTCCACCTGAGATTAAACTAGATGCGACCAAAGTCAGTATAGTTCCACCAAGTTGTTACGGATACTCAGATGGAACCGCGACTATTGGTGCTACAGGTGGTGTCGGAACCCTGACTTATGTTTGGGCAGATTCCAGACGAGGACCCACAGTAAATGGACTGAAGGAAGGCAGCTATTACTTTACAGTAATCGATCAAAACGGGTGTATGCATGTCGATTCAGTACGGTTAAGACAACCTGACTCCATTCGAGTAGATGTCATCGCCGGAGCTTCGAAGGATATCAGTTGCTTTGGCGCCAAGGATGGTAAAATAGTAACTATTTGGAACGGAGGAAATGGTGGAAATGGTAGTTTTCAATGGATTCCCAATGTAGGTAAAGATTCGATCTTGACAGATCTGGGAGGTGGCACATATAGGTTGATAGTCACTGATAAAAATAACTGCACAGGTGAAGCCAGTTATACAATAAAAGAACCATCTGAAATACAAGGTGTCTATCCTCAGATAGATGAACCAAAATGTGAAGGTGATAAAGTGGATTTTACAGTTTTACAGGCATTTGGTGGAAGTGGATCAAACTTCAGATTTACCATAAACGGTGGAGCGCCACATCCTTTAGCTGATCTTGTAGGCCTAGACCCGGGAACATACAGTATCAGGGTATATGATGCGAACAATTGTTTTACAGATACAACAATAGTTGTACCTGATCCTGTGAATGCTCTGTCAGTCAATTTCACCAAAGATCAGGAAACCATCCAATTGGGAGATAGTGTGAGATTAGATGGACAGGTCAACTCCAGCTCTTTGCTGGATACAATCATTTGGACTCCTGTGACTTATGTTAAGGACCCTCAGAGTTCAGTTAGTTTTGTGGACCCAAGTGTAACTACTAAGTATATCCTCACCGTCATCGATGAAAATGGATGTCTGGCAAGTGATGAAGTGCTGGTAATAGTAGAAAACAGAAGGGAATTTTTTGCGCCTAATGTGATCTCACCAAACGATGATGGAGTTAATGATGGATTTACGATATACACGGGCACAGGTGTCACCAAGGTAGAATACGTTGAGATTTTTGATCGCTGGGGAAATCAAGTGTATTACATTGAAAATCCGGATATCAGTTCAGGGACAGCAAATTTATGGAATGGCGAGGTACATGGCCAGAAAGTTAATCCGGGAGTTTTTGCTTATGTAGCTGGAGTCAAATTCAAGGATGGCTTCAAAATAGTCTATAGAGGAGATTTGACGATCGTACGATGA
- a CDS encoding phosphatase PAP2 family protein, producing MIPNFHYYVNSLQRFTLILTFAFIFNDNLLFSQLKIDSASESKLHFTAHRRSCLDFVAPTLTLGLGTSWLFSRNVRELDILTNKQWKGSNHTDFHIEDYLQYSPTTLLLLPDRVGINYLHPYYQRFIYTLGTISLSVGVTHAIKALQLRQRPDQSDSKSFPSGHTSFAFATADLVYLETRHNTKWIGICVYTAATTVGFLRIRHEKHWLTDVVAGAGIGILTNRTSFYLLKKMKKQPNRWNEQMF from the coding sequence TTGATTCCCAATTTCCATTATTATGTCAACAGCTTACAACGCTTTACCTTAATCCTGACATTTGCCTTTATTTTCAATGACAATTTACTCTTCTCACAACTAAAAATAGACTCAGCATCAGAAAGCAAGTTGCATTTCACAGCTCATCGCCGTTCTTGTCTAGATTTTGTTGCGCCTACTTTGACCTTGGGATTAGGCACAAGTTGGCTTTTTAGTCGCAATGTGCGAGAACTAGATATTCTGACAAATAAACAATGGAAGGGCTCTAACCACACCGATTTTCACATTGAGGATTATTTACAATATTCACCCACAACATTGCTTTTACTGCCTGATCGAGTTGGCATAAACTATCTCCACCCATACTACCAAAGGTTCATTTATACATTAGGCACTATAAGCTTAAGCGTTGGTGTCACTCATGCCATTAAGGCTCTCCAACTCAGACAACGTCCGGACCAAAGCGACTCCAAATCTTTTCCCTCAGGGCATACTTCATTTGCATTTGCAACAGCAGACCTAGTCTATTTGGAAACTCGGCACAATACAAAATGGATAGGGATATGCGTATATACTGCTGCGACAACGGTAGGATTTCTGCGAATTCGGCATGAGAAGCATTGGCTTACTGACGTCGTTGCAGGAGCCGGAATTGGGATTTTAACCAACCGTACGTCTTTCTACTTGCTGAAGAAAATGAAAAAGCAGCCAAATAGGTGGAATGAGCAAATGTTTTGA
- a CDS encoding gliding motility-associated C-terminal domain-containing protein, with the protein MMKNWLVMAVLGCFASVLPGQRQLIFEFDNCSLSSSSGIALTTNSTPNCLCGIEGDAISISGQQITWPQIVDSFFKKDYSVCFSVRLSNPSGFLDLLSKSARCNADTSLDFTYRSIDSVFIFTAREGFSKTVSLAAKADFNRCWQQICMTKTGGLWRLYLNNRLANQTTTNEEIRVDNGQPLRWNQSPCQSTVLSPSFGKIDKFLLADYGLNFDEVMDFYVDDQRIFTPDTLILKGDPIVLRAGNNCPGSTQWTPIIDLDDPSSLTTTGTPQQTTTYSLRMVSSEGCVTSDTVLVRVVDPSAIECDKLLLPTAFTPNGDGLNETFGISNFYLVEKLEYFDIINKNGGIMASFSSATDQWNGYWKGKIAEPGNYFYRVSYQCQNKEYTRQGSFFLLR; encoded by the coding sequence ATGATGAAGAATTGGCTTGTGATGGCTGTTTTGGGCTGTTTTGCATCTGTCTTACCGGGACAAAGGCAGCTCATTTTTGAATTTGATAACTGTTCTCTTAGCTCCTCTTCCGGAATCGCACTTACCACAAATTCTACTCCGAATTGTCTATGTGGGATCGAAGGCGATGCAATTTCCATTAGTGGGCAGCAAATTACATGGCCTCAAATAGTAGATAGTTTTTTCAAAAAAGACTATAGTGTTTGCTTTTCAGTCAGACTTTCCAATCCATCCGGATTCTTAGACCTTCTCTCTAAATCAGCCCGATGTAATGCGGACACATCCTTGGATTTTACATACAGAAGTATTGATTCAGTATTTATTTTCACAGCTCGGGAGGGATTTTCAAAGACTGTCAGCTTAGCTGCTAAAGCTGATTTCAACCGCTGTTGGCAACAGATTTGTATGACTAAGACAGGAGGACTTTGGAGGCTTTATCTCAACAACCGATTAGCTAACCAAACCACAACAAATGAGGAAATCCGCGTAGACAACGGCCAGCCTCTCCGTTGGAATCAATCGCCCTGCCAATCTACCGTATTGAGTCCATCTTTTGGAAAAATCGATAAATTTCTGCTTGCAGATTACGGTTTGAACTTTGACGAGGTAATGGATTTTTATGTTGACGATCAACGTATTTTTACACCCGATACTCTAATATTGAAAGGTGATCCTATTGTCTTAAGGGCTGGAAACAATTGTCCGGGATCAACACAGTGGACACCTATTATTGACTTGGATGATCCCAGTTCTTTGACGACCACAGGTACACCTCAACAAACCACCACTTATAGCCTAAGAATGGTGAGTTCCGAAGGTTGTGTCACTTCAGATACCGTATTGGTAAGGGTAGTCGATCCTTCAGCAATTGAATGTGATAAATTACTGTTGCCGACAGCATTCACCCCCAATGGTGATGGTCTCAATGAAACATTTGGAATCAGCAATTTTTACCTCGTAGAGAAATTGGAATACTTCGATATTATTAACAAAAACGGTGGGATCATGGCATCTTTCAGCTCTGCTACTGATCAATGGAATGGTTACTGGAAAGGGAAAATAGCTGAACCTGGAAATTACTTCTACAGAGTGTCTTACCAATGTCAAAATAAAGAATATACCAGGCAGGGTTCTTTTTTTCTTTTGCGATGA
- the tatC gene encoding twin-arginine translocase subunit TatC: MLSLFSKVRKPNDPNEAAEMSFLDHFDALRKHLFRIALYITIGTVIVFLQKKFVFDSIILAPLNKEFITYRFFCGLSEFTCFDPGNIKIITRELSEQLTVHLKVSFFIGIIITFPFCLYELWKFIKPGLYQKEIDATTGIIAACTLLFISGILFGFYVIAPFSVSFLASYDVSSRVENTATLTSIVDNMTMFTLSTGAVFELPVLVYFLARLGIMSDQFMRTYRRHAIVVITIVAAIITPPDVSSMIIVTIPLLFLYEMSIFIAKKYYPKAE; the protein is encoded by the coding sequence ATGTTATCTCTTTTTTCCAAGGTCAGAAAGCCTAACGACCCAAATGAAGCGGCTGAAATGAGCTTCCTGGACCATTTTGATGCCCTGAGAAAGCATTTGTTTAGAATCGCATTGTACATTACCATAGGAACAGTGATCGTTTTTTTGCAGAAGAAGTTTGTGTTTGATTCTATTATTTTGGCACCACTCAACAAAGAGTTTATCACTTATCGTTTTTTCTGTGGATTATCCGAATTTACCTGCTTTGACCCGGGCAATATCAAAATTATCACAAGAGAGTTGAGCGAACAACTCACTGTCCACCTGAAAGTGAGTTTTTTCATAGGAATTATAATAACCTTTCCTTTTTGTCTGTACGAACTTTGGAAATTTATCAAACCTGGTTTATATCAAAAGGAAATAGATGCAACTACAGGTATCATTGCAGCTTGTACTTTACTTTTCATATCAGGTATTTTATTTGGATTTTATGTCATTGCTCCTTTTTCTGTAAGTTTTTTAGCATCTTATGATGTAAGTTCTCGGGTAGAAAATACTGCTACACTCACATCAATAGTAGACAATATGACAATGTTTACATTGTCCACAGGAGCAGTGTTTGAGTTGCCCGTTTTGGTTTATTTTCTTGCAAGGTTAGGTATAATGAGTGATCAGTTCATGAGAACATATCGAAGGCATGCAATTGTGGTTATTACGATTGTCGCGGCTATTATAACTCCGCCTGATGTATCTTCGATGATCATCGTGACTATCCCACTTTTATTCTTGTATGAAATGAGTATTTTCATAGCAAAGAAGTATTATCCCAAGGCTGAATGA
- a CDS encoding type IIA DNA topoisomerase subunit B → MSQNHQYTEANIRSLDWKEHIRLRPGMYIGKLGDGSTIDDGIYILLKEVIDNSIDEYVMGYGKDVDIEIKDGTVTVRDYGRGIPLGKVIDCVSQINTGGKYDSKAFKKSVGLNGVGTKAVNALSEYFKVSSVRDGQEKSAEFEYGNLTNDHRLKKTNETNGTTICFKPDSKIFQKFKFFQEYVESRIWHYAYLNAGLKIHFNGKTYLSRNGLKDMLDKKTEGEHLNYPIIHLKGEDIEVVITHGTQYGENYYSFVNGQFTSQGGTHLNYFREAIVKTIRDFYKKDYDSKDVHTSIIGAISVRIEEPVFESQTKTKLGSTTISPEGSSLRSFIVDFVCKELDNYLHQNPDTAKELQSKILQSERERKEIAGIKKLANQRAKKANLHNKKLRDCRIHLTDSKAKPEIKDNTMLFITEGDSASGSITKSRNVENQAVFSLRGKPLNCFGMSKKIVYENEELNLLQHALDIEDGIENLRYNKVIIATDADVDGMHIRLLLLTFFLQFFPELVRNGHLFILDTPLFRVRDKKQTFYCYSEKEKKSAVQRLRGKAEITRFKGLGEISPDEFGTFIGENIKLDPVILGENSHIENILEYYMGKNTSERQEFIISSLRTNIDQLKPEDEAEILDQIEEEVEEELAV, encoded by the coding sequence ATGAGCCAAAATCATCAATATACTGAAGCCAATATCCGATCCCTAGACTGGAAAGAGCACATTCGTCTTCGGCCAGGTATGTATATCGGAAAACTTGGAGATGGCAGTACTATTGATGATGGTATTTACATTTTACTCAAAGAAGTGATTGACAATAGCATTGATGAGTACGTAATGGGCTATGGGAAAGATGTCGATATTGAAATTAAAGACGGTACAGTTACAGTAAGAGATTACGGTCGCGGCATACCATTGGGTAAAGTCATCGATTGTGTTTCTCAAATCAATACAGGTGGAAAATATGATAGCAAAGCATTCAAAAAATCTGTTGGTCTCAATGGTGTTGGTACCAAAGCAGTAAATGCATTATCCGAATACTTTAAAGTGAGTTCAGTACGAGACGGTCAAGAAAAATCCGCGGAATTCGAATATGGTAATTTAACAAATGACCATCGTCTTAAAAAAACGAATGAGACAAATGGCACAACGATATGCTTTAAACCGGATTCAAAAATTTTCCAAAAATTCAAATTTTTCCAGGAGTATGTTGAAAGCCGAATCTGGCATTATGCCTACCTGAATGCCGGGCTAAAAATCCATTTTAATGGTAAAACTTATTTGTCCCGCAATGGATTAAAAGACATGTTAGACAAAAAAACGGAAGGCGAACATCTCAATTATCCGATAATCCATCTCAAAGGCGAAGATATCGAAGTAGTGATCACGCACGGAACTCAATATGGAGAAAATTATTATAGCTTTGTCAATGGTCAATTCACTTCACAAGGAGGAACACATTTGAATTATTTTCGAGAAGCCATTGTTAAAACAATTCGTGATTTCTACAAGAAAGACTACGATTCAAAAGATGTGCATACCAGCATCATTGGTGCCATTTCAGTAAGAATCGAAGAACCGGTATTTGAATCCCAAACTAAAACCAAACTTGGATCTACTACTATTTCTCCTGAAGGATCTTCTCTTCGATCATTTATTGTAGATTTTGTATGCAAAGAACTGGATAATTATTTACACCAAAATCCTGATACGGCAAAAGAACTGCAATCAAAAATTTTACAATCCGAACGCGAAAGAAAAGAAATAGCAGGTATTAAAAAACTTGCAAACCAACGCGCTAAAAAAGCAAATCTTCACAACAAAAAGCTCAGAGATTGCAGAATTCATCTCACTGATTCGAAAGCTAAGCCTGAGATCAAAGACAATACGATGCTTTTCATCACAGAAGGAGATTCTGCAAGCGGTTCTATAACTAAATCCCGCAATGTCGAAAACCAGGCAGTTTTTAGTTTGAGAGGAAAGCCTCTGAACTGCTTCGGAATGAGTAAAAAAATAGTATATGAAAATGAAGAGCTAAATTTATTACAACATGCGCTCGATATAGAAGACGGCATTGAAAATTTAAGATACAATAAAGTCATCATTGCCACAGATGCAGATGTAGATGGAATGCATATCAGACTCCTTTTATTGACATTTTTCCTACAGTTTTTTCCGGAACTCGTCCGCAATGGCCATCTCTTTATTTTGGATACACCTTTATTCAGAGTGCGCGATAAAAAGCAGACCTTTTATTGCTATAGCGAGAAAGAAAAAAAATCTGCTGTTCAAAGACTTCGAGGAAAAGCTGAAATTACGAGATTCAAAGGTCTTGGAGAAATATCTCCGGATGAGTTTGGAACATTTATTGGAGAAAATATCAAATTGGATCCGGTCATACTAGGAGAAAATTCCCATATCGAAAATATATTGGAATATTATATGGGAAAAAATACTTCCGAAAGACAAGAATTTATAATCTCAAGTTTACGCACAAATATCGATCAGCTCAAACCTGAAGATGAAGCAGAAATCCTAGATCAAATAGAAGAGGAAGTGGAAGAAGAACTTGCGGTCTAA
- a CDS encoding branched-chain amino acid aminotransferase, producing the protein MHSTITVRQTTHSRIGELDFSNIPFGKVFSDHMFVADYDGVQWKNFEIRPLERIPLHPATMAWHYGQAIFEGMKAGISDEGVPLLYRPQDHLHRLNASARRMCMPEFPEDIFIEALEQLVYLDKAWIPQEAESALYIRPVMMATDEFVGVRSSDTFKMMIMCLPSGPYYNKPIGLLVEEHFVRAAEGGVGEAKAAGNYGASLYPAKIAKEKGYDQVMWMDAKEFKYIQEVGTMNIFFVLDDLILTPNLSGTILKGITRDSIITLLKDEGYRVEERPVSMEEIEKAYDSGKLKEVFGSGTAAVVAQVAKIGYNGRDLVLDLNTNKVSTHMKHLINQIRKGRITDKHHWISPIKLPALV; encoded by the coding sequence ATGCACAGTACAATAACCGTCAGACAGACAACACATTCGAGAATCGGGGAATTGGATTTTTCAAACATTCCATTCGGCAAAGTATTTTCTGATCACATGTTTGTTGCGGATTATGATGGTGTACAATGGAAAAATTTTGAAATTCGCCCATTAGAAAGAATTCCTCTACATCCGGCGACCATGGCATGGCATTACGGTCAGGCTATATTTGAGGGGATGAAGGCAGGTATCAGTGACGAAGGAGTGCCCCTGTTATACAGACCTCAAGACCACCTTCATAGACTCAATGCTTCTGCAAGAAGAATGTGTATGCCTGAGTTTCCTGAAGATATTTTTATTGAAGCTTTAGAACAGCTCGTTTATCTCGACAAAGCTTGGATTCCTCAAGAAGCAGAAAGTGCACTGTATATCAGACCTGTGATGATGGCTACAGATGAATTTGTAGGTGTCAGGTCTTCAGATACTTTCAAAATGATGATTATGTGCCTTCCTTCAGGACCTTATTACAATAAACCCATAGGATTGTTGGTAGAAGAGCATTTTGTGCGTGCGGCTGAAGGCGGAGTGGGTGAAGCAAAAGCAGCCGGAAACTATGGCGCCAGTCTCTACCCTGCCAAAATAGCAAAAGAAAAAGGCTACGATCAAGTGATGTGGATGGATGCCAAGGAATTCAAGTATATTCAGGAAGTAGGTACCATGAACATATTTTTTGTACTAGATGACCTGATCCTGACTCCAAATCTAAGCGGAACAATTTTAAAAGGCATCACTCGTGATTCTATCATTACTTTACTCAAAGATGAAGGTTACCGAGTAGAGGAGCGTCCTGTAAGTATGGAAGAAATCGAAAAAGCCTATGATTCAGGTAAGCTTAAAGAGGTATTTGGTTCAGGGACAGCCGCAGTAGTGGCTCAAGTTGCCAAAATCGGATACAACGGAAGGGATCTGGTCTTAGATCTCAACACAAACAAAGTATCTACTCATATGAAGCATCTGATCAACCAAATACGTAAAGGCAGAATTACTGACAAGCACCATTGGATCAGCCCGATCAAATTGCCAGCTTTAGTCTAA